The genomic DNA CAGTCGCTGCAGCAGGTACGTGCAACTGCGATACACCCTGCGCCCGGTATCACTGCGGTCGCAGCAAATCTCCGTCATGTCTGCGCGCAGGAGTCTGTGAGAACATGTGCAGCTTGTGGCTAACATGTGCCTGGCATACAGTCATTCTACCACCAATTCCAGCGAATACCAACGACCGGTTATCCATAATTTGCGTGCGACGACGAACTTTCTCGGTTCCACCGTTCGACGCTTCCAATCAGATACCGAATGCATCGGTTGTACAGACAGTACTCATAAAAGATGTTCGCTCACTTCGCGAACTTGGCACGAAGAACCGATGGAGCTCCACCGTTTGACCGTACCATGGTCACACTGCTGGTCGTGTTGCTGGTCCTCTTGATCGTTGCGCTCTTCCTGGTGGCTGGACTCCTCTATCTGCGCTACCGCCGCCGAGCGCGCAGGAATGCGGAACTGCCTCCTTacagcgaggatgacgagaagcgcatgtcgtccatgtcgacgacttcttcgcatcgACGCGTTATGGTTCGACCTTCCGAATCAGTTCTCGTCTATTCAGAGAAACAGAGCTTGGCGGACAACTCGAGCAGCCCTCCTCCAAGTCCTCTTCCAGAGATCCACATCACCTTCCCCGAAGAGGTCGATGACTCTGGCAAGCGAACATCCGGTCGCGTGGTGGTGGTCCGTGTAGGAGACAACGGCATTGGCCTAGAGCCAGTCGAGGGCTTGCCTGCTTACTCGTCGGATGACAAGCGCTTTGAGTCGCTGGACCTCGACCGCATTGGAGGTCTGGTTGAAAAGGCGAGAAACGCCCCAGGCTACGACAAGTTTGAGAAGATCTAAGTGCCGAGCACGAAACAAGACTGAAGCTGATTCACGACGATATGACCACTCTTCAACTCGTACTCCAGACAACAGAGCATAGCTCTCACGACCCGCACGAGCATGAGTCTGCGACTTTGTTATTTGTTTCACGGCCGACAGAACATGGTCATGTATGAATGCAACCCGTACATGCATGACCAGACGTCGTGCTATTATCCGAGGCTGCACGCGATACTGTTTGAGGCAGATGTTTTCGCGCTGCCAGAAGTGAGAGGGCACTCAGAAAGGCATAGTTAATGTGTTACTGCTGGCAGCGCAGAGCTCGCCTCGACTCTCTTCTCGCGGTCCATTAAGCAGTGTAACACCGAGCGTGTTTCTTCCTGAATTTTCTGTATAGTAAACGGTGTAAAATATTCAGGTTTCATTTACACACAGACCGATCATCAATGTGCACAAAGTAGTCCCTGCGGAGACTACCAAAGTCTCCGCTTCAGCAGTAGCTCCCCACGCTTGACAAAGTCCTCTTTCCTAGTTATAATCCACGCGGTCTATGCACCACCACGTTTCTACTTTCTTGTACAATGCTTGTCTAATACTTCTCGTTTGTTTTTCGTAAACCAATCATGGACGGCGCGAAAGCCAAGGCGTCCAAAGAGGCGGCGACGCAGGACATCAAGGCGCAGAACAAAAAGCGCCAGCTCGAATTCCGAGCACAACATGGCCTGGTCGTCGCCTTTTTTCTGCTTATACTGTGCGTCTACTGAACGCGCATCATATCAAGGATGATGAAATTGATAGCAGCGCAGAATCTTCCACGCTCTGGGTATCTACCTCTTTCTCAATGGCTTCCTCCTTTCGCGACTCGTCTTGCAACACAGATCCGAATGCGCCCACCCCCCGATCAACCTGACCGGACACTCCAAAGACTTCACACCCGGGTCGCAAGAGCAAGGTTGTTGGCATCCCAAGTCGTTCGACAAGGCGGTGGTCATCATCGTGGACGCTCTGCGCTACGACTTCACAACGCCCTTCCAGCCCAAAGCGGGCGCTGAAACACCACAACACTTCCACGATGCGCTGCCCGTTCTGTACGAGACCTCGGTCAACGAGCCGCAAAATGCTTTTCTTAGACCCTTCATTGCAGATCCGCCCACGACAACCTTACAACGACTGAAGGGACTGACGACTGGTACGCTTCCAGTGCTGATTGATGCGGGATCGAACTTTGCAGGGACAGCCATTGATGAGGACAATATTGTGGAAATGCTGTACAAGGCGGGCAAGAAGGTGGTGCATCTCGGAGACGATACATGGCATTCGCTGTTTCCTGGCTACTTCGAGCCAAACTTGACGAAAGCCTACGATTCTTTTAATGTGTGGGATTTGCATACAGTGGACAACGGCGTCAATGAGCATATATTTCCTCTTTTGGACCCATCGATGTCTGGACGATGGGATGTCATTTTCGGGCATTATTTGGGCGTGGACCACGCTGGGCATCGATATGGACCGGATCATCCTGCTATGAACGATAAATTGAAGCAAATGGACGATGTCATTCGGCGTATTGTGGCAGCTCTCGACGATCAGACACTACTCGTAGTCATGGGAGACCATGGCATGGACGTCAAAGGCGATCATGGAGGAGAGTCTGATGACGAGGTTCAGGCTGCGCTCTGGATGTACTCAAAACGCGGTATCTTTGGCCGAAAGGATAAAGACTCGCTACTTCCGCCTCCGACCGCGAAGGAGAGGCCCGTGGCGCAGATTGATCTCGTGCCTACATTGTCCTTACTCCTGGGTCTACCAGTGCCATTCAATAACCTGGGACACCCCATCGAGGAGGCTTTTCACGGATCATCCACTCTACTGAAGCCCAACTACGACAATCTTGCGCAAGTAAGTCGTTTGACCGCAGCTCAAATTCACAAATATCAGGCCGAGTACGCGAAAGCTCGTGGTCTGGGAAACTCCACTTCGTCTACCACCGATCAATTCTGGAAGCTTGCGAATCAGTCATGGGGGTCTAAAGAGCGCACAGAAGCATGGGATGCGTTTCTTGCTTACCAGACCGAGAACTTGCGCATCTGTAAATCGCTATGGGCCAGATTCGACCTCACCAGCATGACCATGGGCATCATCGCCTTGATCGGCACCTTTCTGGTAGTTGTAATCTATGCGCAAGGCATCGTTCGCGGAGATCGAGCTGCCATGACTCCTCCTCTGTTTACTTGGGGAACTATAGGTGCTGTTGTTGGTGCGGCAGCTGGTGCAGCTGTGGGCTCTCTGACAACAGAGCACGGGGTCCAGTCGATTGCATTTGGAGCAGTGTTCGGAGGTGTTACGGCGACTCTGGCTATGTTCCGGCCAGCCCTGGAGCTGCTCCGGATCCCTAGGCCTACGACTTTCTGGGGTTGGCTCTGTACATTGTCGACTTTGATGCTGTGTGGTGGGTTCGCTGCTAATTCATTCATCATCTGGGAGGATGAACAGTTGCTCTTTCTCTTGACTACTTTCGCGGTCGCCATGCTCGGAAGCTCACTTGGTCAAGGCGATCCTGACGATAGGTGGCTGGGTGCCACTAACGCAGTATCTTTCTTGGTTGCAACACGTCTCAGCTCGTTTTCAAGATTGTGCCGCGAAGAACAGATGCCGTTCTGCCGATCGACATACTATGCTTCGGCCACCTCTTCCACGTCTTCAAAGTGGCAACTCGCAATACCTCTTTCCGTTGCGCTGATCCTGCCAAGTGCAATCACGCACTTTTACAAGCGCAGCGCCAACTATCATGGTTCAGCTGTGATTTGGATTGGAATCGCGTTGCGCCTGGGCCTGGTCATGGTGGCGGGTTTCTGGACGATTGATGCCGCGGACGATGGAGAA from Cercospora beticola chromosome 3, complete sequence includes the following:
- a CDS encoding uncharacterized protein (BUSCO:EOG092612MY), which produces MDGAKAKASKEAATQDIKAQNKKRQLEFRAQHGLVVAFFLLILIFHALGIYLFLNGFLLSRLVLQHRSECAHPPINLTGHSKDFTPGSQEQGCWHPKSFDKAVVIIVDALRYDFTTPFQPKAGAETPQHFHDALPVLYETSVNEPQNAFLRPFIADPPTTTLQRLKGLTTGTLPVLIDAGSNFAGTAIDEDNIVEMLYKAGKKVVHLGDDTWHSLFPGYFEPNLTKAYDSFNVWDLHTVDNGVNEHIFPLLDPSMSGRWDVIFGHYLGVDHAGHRYGPDHPAMNDKLKQMDDVIRRIVAALDDQTLLVVMGDHGMDVKGDHGGESDDEVQAALWMYSKRGIFGRKDKDSLLPPPTAKERPVAQIDLVPTLSLLLGLPVPFNNLGHPIEEAFHGSSTLLKPNYDNLAQVSRLTAAQIHKYQAEYAKARGLGNSTSSTTDQFWKLANQSWGSKERTEAWDAFLAYQTENLRICKSLWARFDLTSMTMGIIALIGTFLVVVIYAQGIVRGDRAAMTPPLFTWGTIGAVVGAAAGAAVGSLTTEHGVQSIAFGAVFGGVTATLAMFRPALELLRIPRPTTFWGWLCTLSTLMLCGGFAANSFIIWEDEQLLFLLTTFAVAMLGSSLGQGDPDDRWLGATNAVSFLVATRLSSFSRLCREEQMPFCRSTYYASATSSTSSKWQLAIPLSVALILPSAITHFYKRSANYHGSAVIWIGIALRLGLVMVAGFWTIDAADDGEWFPQYSSNFLKTVRTYMAQSILALTFAAGYATYIFASPMLMVKQEEPDRVVAKSESLSESDPTSPVLTTVGTNGPAKRPKLMIYGYSNTHGTRYFLLPSAWILTLLLFQKPMGQGALALCMVQILNVLEIVDANNLRRSPLGPIIFALLGSFHFFKTGHQAALVTIQWESAFIPLKTIVYPWTPLFVVLNTFGPQILCAIAVPAIMLWKVPPRHTGVLGRVAGSMATHILFYAAIAVATVIEAAWLRRHLMLYRVFMPRMLLSVISLLLIETVAALIALVGVRWSITSVGDVFGWPE